In Streptomyces chartreusis NRRL 3882, the following are encoded in one genomic region:
- a CDS encoding peptide-N4-asparagine amidase, with the protein MKRRIVMSMLAGATLLASTLLGTGPARAADVPAEFGTDWHDPVTAAPPVPKPGGRSCEVTLVRAQFRDFTPYRGTYTPPGDCGDRWSKVVLRLDGKVKGRQYDRLGHLHVGGVEILRTSTPQPSPDGIEWSVEKDVTRYGDTFRSRQDVEMLIGNVVDDTYTGVLDVKVTLTFYGGRPDGGSPDRVLTLDQGADGATTLTTPRNSERVVAEVYATGSGGGCEEYWYLTVPDPAPYSCKAGRGPYREVQIRVDGRLAGIAAPFPTVWTGGWSNPFLWYVIPGPRAFDIKPITYDLTPFAGLLNDGRPHRVEVSVVGVPEGRTGWSTPVNVLVWQDEQRAHVPGKLTAHKAGDLADSSAYTPGPDHRVDTEGAHRLTVAGYVDTSHGRVTTTVGRSLAHTSEHRWTDGETTDALTATWTDDESVTVDGRGPARTARTHRTYTMDGTTTLGAGDRLRTVLTLGDRATAVETRGGRRTAWSRLDDSYTGDATYTANVPRDQRHAVGTTSERYRLYGTHGCYDRTLTTVQGVLTEDRRRC; encoded by the coding sequence ATGAAGAGACGGATCGTCATGTCCATGCTTGCCGGAGCGACCCTTCTGGCGAGCACCCTCCTCGGGACCGGTCCCGCCCGTGCGGCCGACGTCCCCGCCGAGTTCGGCACCGACTGGCACGACCCGGTGACGGCCGCCCCGCCCGTCCCGAAGCCCGGAGGCCGGTCCTGCGAAGTCACCCTGGTCCGGGCGCAGTTCCGCGACTTCACCCCGTACCGGGGCACGTACACCCCGCCCGGCGACTGCGGCGACCGCTGGAGCAAGGTGGTGCTGCGGCTCGACGGCAAGGTCAAGGGGCGCCAGTACGACCGGCTCGGCCATCTGCACGTCGGCGGGGTCGAGATCCTCCGTACGTCGACACCGCAGCCCTCGCCCGACGGCATCGAGTGGTCGGTGGAGAAGGACGTCACCCGCTACGGCGACACCTTCCGCAGCCGCCAGGACGTCGAGATGCTCATCGGGAACGTCGTCGACGACACCTACACGGGCGTCCTCGACGTCAAGGTCACGCTGACCTTCTACGGGGGCCGCCCCGACGGGGGGAGCCCCGACCGGGTCCTCACCCTCGACCAAGGGGCGGACGGCGCGACCACCCTCACGACCCCGCGCAACAGCGAACGCGTCGTCGCCGAGGTGTACGCCACCGGCTCCGGCGGCGGCTGCGAGGAGTACTGGTACCTGACCGTGCCCGACCCGGCGCCGTACTCCTGCAAGGCGGGCCGAGGCCCCTACCGCGAGGTGCAGATCCGCGTGGACGGCCGGCTCGCGGGCATCGCCGCACCGTTTCCCACCGTGTGGACCGGCGGCTGGTCCAACCCGTTCCTCTGGTACGTGATCCCGGGCCCGCGCGCCTTCGACATCAAGCCGATCACCTACGACCTCACCCCCTTCGCCGGGCTCCTCAACGACGGCCGCCCGCACCGCGTCGAGGTCTCGGTCGTCGGCGTGCCCGAGGGGCGGACCGGCTGGAGCACCCCCGTGAACGTCCTGGTCTGGCAGGACGAGCAGCGTGCCCACGTTCCCGGGAAGCTCACCGCGCACAAGGCGGGCGACCTCGCCGACTCCTCGGCGTACACGCCCGGTCCGGACCACCGGGTCGACACCGAGGGCGCCCACCGGCTGACCGTCGCGGGGTACGTCGACACCTCGCACGGCCGCGTCACGACCACCGTCGGCCGTTCGCTCGCCCACACCTCCGAGCACCGCTGGACGGACGGCGAGACGACCGACGCCCTCACGGCCACGTGGACCGACGACGAGTCGGTGACCGTCGACGGACGCGGACCGGCCCGCACCGCTCGCACGCACCGGACGTACACGATGGACGGCACGACCACCCTCGGCGCGGGCGACCGGCTGCGCACCGTGCTGACCCTCGGCGACCGGGCCACGGCCGTCGAGACGCGCGGCGGCCGGCGTACGGCGTGGTCGCGGCTCGACGACTCGTACACGGGCGACGCCACGTACACGGCGAACGTGCCCCGCGACCAGCGGCACGCGGTCGGCACGACGAGCGAGCGCTACCGGCTGTACGGCACGCACGGCTGCTACGACCGCACACTGACCACCGTGCAGGGGGTGCTCACGGAGGACCGCCGCCGTTGCTGA